One Ricinus communis isolate WT05 ecotype wild-type chromosome 2, ASM1957865v1, whole genome shotgun sequence DNA segment encodes these proteins:
- the LOC8279162 gene encoding transcription factor RF2b, with protein MDIQDPNSKTISNPKDPNHQNAAPKNGLPNSSSTSIFTLRPGPHHRRAHSEMSFRLPEDVTTMMMDLSPSDPINGGGPGGGGGGGVGGGGGGGGSSVGSFEEMGSEDDLFSTYIDVDKLTGGGNGTDQSNNNNNNNDEKNGEGEKGMPTRPKHRHSNSVDGSVCGEVMEAKKAMPPDKLAELWSLDPKRAKRILANRQSAARSKERKARYILELERKVQTLQTEATTLSAQLTLFQRDTTGLSTENIELKLRLQAMEQQAQLRDALNEALKKEVERLKIATREIMSPSESFNLGMHQMPYTPSNFFSHPQQSGSANHPNMQFPPYAHSQTSIPGHHLHQTNSHTFSELMQNDSLGRLQGLDISSKGPNIVKSEGPSLSASESSSTF; from the exons ATGGACATCCAAGATCCAAATTCCAAAACCATTTCCAATCCCAAAGATCCAAATCACCAAAATGCTGCGCCTAAAAATGGGCTCCCGAATTCATCATCAACGTCAATCTTCACCCTACGACCTGGGCCGCACCACAGAAGGGCGCATTCGGAAATGAGCTTCCGATTACCGGAGGATGTGACGACGATGATGATGGATCTGTCGCCTTCTGATCCGATCAATGGAGGTGGACctggtggaggtggaggtggaggaGTGGGAGGAGGAGGTGGTGGTGGCGGATCTTCTGTTGGGAGTTTTGAAGAGATGGGGTCGGAAGACGACCTTTTCTCAACGTACATTGATGTGGATAAACTAACAGGAGGAGGAAATGGTACAGATCagagtaataataataacaataataatgatgaaAAGAATGGTGAAGGAGAGAAAGGAATGCCGACGAGGCCAAAGCATAGACATAGCAATTCGGTTGATGGGAGTGTTTGTGGAGAGGTAATGGAAGCTAAGAAAGCTATGCCTCCTGATAAGTTGGCTGAGCTTTGGTCTCTTGATCCTAAACGAGCCAAAAG AATACTTGCGAACCGGCAGTCTGCTGCCCGCTCTAAAGAGAGGAAGGCCCGATATATACTAGAACTTGAGCGGAAAGTTCAGACCCTTCAAACTGAAGCCACAACTCTTTCTGCCCAACTCACATTATTCCAG AGGGACACAACAGGACTAAGTACGGAAAACATAGAGCTTAAGCTTCGACTACAAGCTATGGAGCAACAGGCTCAATTACGTGATG CTTTGAATGAAGCATTGAAGAAGGAAGTTGAGAGGCTCAAGATTGCCACCAGGGAAATCATGAGCCCCTCTGAGTCATTCAACTTGGGAATGCACCAAATGCCATACACCCCATCAAACTTTTTCTCACATCCACAACAATCTGGATCTGCTAATCATCCAAACATGCAGTTCCCACCATATGCTCATTCCCAAACTAGTATTCCAGGTCACCATCTACATCAAACAAATTCCCATACTTTCTCAGAACTTATGCAAAATGATTCTCTCGGTCGACTACAGGGTCTTGATATCAGTAGTAAAGGACCAAATATTGTAAAATCGGAAGGCCCCTCGCTTTCTGCCAGTGAAAGTAGCTCCACATTTTGA